Within Burkholderia cepacia GG4, the genomic segment CCGCTTGCGGCCGCCGTCAGGCGTCGTGACGACGGCGCCGGTGACGCGGCCCTGGTCGCGCACCAGTTCGAGCAGCGGCGTGTCGAAGCGAATCTCGACCTGGCGTTTGAGCAGGCTGTAATAGAGCCGGGCGGCGAGCGCATTACCCATTACGAGCTGCGTGCCGCGCGGAAAACGCATGCGGTCGATCGCATAGCGACCCACGACCGCGATCGTGCGTTTGAAGTTCGCGACCGACGCGAACGGTGCGAGCAGCGCATTGAGGTCGGCGCGTGCGACCATCATCCCGCCGAGGCCCATGAACTCCTTGCGCGGCGGGCGCACGCGCGCGAACGCGCGGCCGAGCACGCGCGCATCGAACGGCGCGGGCACGAGCGCCCGCCCGCCGTACGCCGCGCCTGGGCCGTTCACGTAATCGGGATGCGCGGTGGCGGCGACGAACTTCACGTCGCTGATGCGCGCGAGCTCGTCGATCGCGTCCGGGCCGCTTTGCAGGAATGCTTCGCGTGCGTCGTCGCCGCCGCGCGCGTCGACCACCGACTGCAGGAAGCGGCGCGCATCGTCGACGCTGTCGGGCACGCCTGCGTCGACGCTCAAGCGTGTGCCCGGCACCCACGTCGTGCCGCCCGACGTGGACGTGATGCCGCCCACCGCAGCGGTTTTTTCGCATACGAGGACGGCGAGCCCCTCGTGATGCGCGACGAGCGCGGCGGTCATGCCCGCCGCACCCGCGCCGAATACCAGCAGGTCCACTTCTTCGTCCCAGCCCTGTTGCACCGCACTCATGTCCACGTCTCCTCCGTTTCGTTCCGCCGCACGTCCGAATTCGACGAGCGGCGGAAGATGCTCCGATGATTGTGGAATGTTATTCCAATAAATAACAAAGTGGAATAGTGTTCTACAAACTGTGGCGAGACGAACCGCGAGGGTGTTCAGAAGCGGTGCACGATGCCGACGCCGGCCGCGAACGGGCTGCGCGTGGACGACGGCGCCGAATTGAAGCCGTCGCCGCGCATGACGATCGCGACCCGCGAGCGCGCTCAGGCGGCGCTGTCGATCAGGAACGCGACCATGCGATCGCAGACTCGCGCGAACATCTGCGTGCCCGTGACGGTTCGGCAGCCGCGGGCGCGCGCGGCTTCGATGAACGGCGTGAGCGGCGGCTTCGTGACGACGTCGCCGACGAACGTGGTGGCCGGCACGCGCGAGACGTCGACGGGCAGCGGATCGTTTGCCCGCATGCCCATCGGCGACGCATTGACGATCACGTCGAACGACTCGGGTGCGACATCCGCGTCGGCGACGTGCACCGTGCCGCGCTGCAGCGTCGCCAGCCGCTCGACCAACGAGGCGGTGCGGGCGGCATCGTTGTCGCGCACGTCGAGCGACGCGACGCCCGCCGTGACCAGCGCATGGCCGATCGCGGAGCCTGCGCCGCCCGCGCCGACCAGCAGCGCGCGCTTGCCGCGCAGGTCGCAGCCTTCGTCGCCGAGCGCGGCAACGAAGCCGGTGCCGTCGAACATGCCCCCGTGCCAGCCGCCGTCTGCGGTGCGGCGCAGGGTATTTGCCGCGCCGAGGAACGCGGCTTCATCGGACAGGCTCGTGCAGAACGCAGCGGCGCTGAATTTGTGCGGCACGGTGATGATCACGCCGTCGACGTTGCGCATCGGCGTCACGCCCGCGAAGAACGCCGCGAGATCGTCCGGTGCGACGTGAGCGGGGACGACCAGCGCGTCGAGTCCGGCCTCGCGCAGCGCGGCCGTCACGCCTTTCGGCGAACGGACCTGCGCGATCGGATCGCCGACGATGAAGTGGATGCGGGTCGCACCGCTCAGGCCTTCGTCGAGCGAAATCGGAGTGGTCGGGGTCAAGTGGGCAGTCATGCTGTTTTCATCTCCTGGGTGGAACCGGCCTCGTTGGGTACGATGCCGAGCAATTTCGCCTGGGTGGCGGTATCTCGTTCGAGCGCGACCGCGCTGCTTTCATGCGCGACGCGCCCGTTGACGAGCACGTACGCGCGATCGGCGATCGGCAGCACCATGTCGGCCTGGTGCTCGACGATCACGACGCTCGCGCGCTCGCGCAGCTTGACGACCGCGTCGAGCACTTCCTGCACGACGGCGGGCGCGAGCCCCTCGAACGGTTCGTCGAGCAGGATTGCCTTCGCCGGCGCCATGAGCGCGCGCGCGATTGCCACCATCTGCCGTTCGCCGCCGGACAGATGTTCGGCGCGCGCATCCTTGCGCGTCGCGAGGCGCGGGAACAGCGCGAACATCTCGTCGACGCTCGCGCCGCCCTTGCGTGCGGCGAGCCGCAGGTTCTCGGCGACCGTGAGGTTGGGGAACAGGCGGCGGCCCTCGGGCACCATCGCGAGGCCGAGACGATTGATCTCGTGTGCGGGGCGCCCGGTGATGTCGTGGCCGTCGAACACGATGCGCCCGGCCGTGACGTCGGCGACCCCGGTCGCGGCGCGCAACGTCGTCGTCTTGCCGACGCCGTTGCGTCCGAGGATCGCGATCACTTCGCCTTCGTGGAGCGTGAGGTCGATGCCGTCGAGGATCGTGTTGCCGGTGTAACCGGCCTTCACGCCTTCGAGGCGCAGCAGCGGGCGCCGCGTCGGCGCGGCATCTTCGTGCTGCGCGCCACGCCGTGCGGCCAGCCGCGCATCGACCGGCCGCTCGCCCTTCGCGTGGCCCAGGTAGGCTTCGACCACTTCGGGATGGCGCGCGACGTCGGCCGGCGAGCCGTCCGCGATCAGCCTGCCGCGATGGAGCACGCTGACGCGATCCGAAATCGTCAGCACGCGATCGATGTCGTGCTCGATCAGCAGCACCGCATGATGGTTCGACAGCTCGCGGATGATCGCCGCCACGCGCACGCGATCGGCTTCGGCAAGACCCGCGAGCGGCTCGTCGAGCAGCAGCAGGCGCGCGCGGGTCGCGAGCGACAGTGCGATTTCGAGCAGGCGCTGCTCGCCGTGCGACAGGCTTTCGCATCCGTGCGCCGCGCGGTCGTCCAGCCCGACCGCCGCGAGCAGCGACCAGGTCAGCGCATTCTGTTCGCCGAGCGTGTGCGCGTCGCGCCAGAGGCCGAGGCGATCGTGCTGCGCGGCCTGTACCGCGACGCGCACGTTCTCGAACACGGTGAGGTTGCGAAACACGCTGAGGATCTGGAACGAGCGGCTCATGCCGAGCCGCACGCGGCGGAACATGGCGAGCTTCGTCACGTCCTTGCCGTCGAACGTGATCGTGCCGGCCGTCGGTGACAGCACGCCCGTCAGCATGTTGAAGAACGTCGTCTTGCCCGCACCGTTCGGGCCGATGAAGCTGTGCAGCCGGCACGGATGGACGTCGAGGTCGATCTGTTCGGCGGTCACGAGCGAGCCGAAACGCTTCGACAATCCG encodes:
- a CDS encoding shikimate dehydrogenase family protein, whose amino-acid sequence is MTAHLTPTTPISLDEGLSGATRIHFIVGDPIAQVRSPKGVTAALREAGLDALVVPAHVAPDDLAAFFAGVTPMRNVDGVIITVPHKFSAAAFCTSLSDEAAFLGAANTLRRTADGGWHGGMFDGTGFVAALGDEGCDLRGKRALLVGAGGAGSAIGHALVTAGVASLDVRDNDAARTASLVERLATLQRGTVHVADADVAPESFDVIVNASPMGMRANDPLPVDVSRVPATTFVGDVVTKPPLTPFIEAARARGCRTVTGTQMFARVCDRMVAFLIDSAA
- a CDS encoding branched-chain amino acid ABC transporter ATP-binding protein/permease — protein: MKLDYLTRHPVAVLTTALVLVSLALTATGTPLERATQIAIYTLYGMGVNLLVAYTGLVPFGASVFFGTATYLVAVSLLRLLGNELLALAASVIVTAVLAALIGAIVLRRRGLYFSLLTLACSQIAFEIAFKWTDVTGGENGLQNVPRPTFPTTVGFHVFACVTVIGIAYLLWRLVHAPFGRALQALRDNEQRAASLGYDTYRLKLRAFVISAAVIGYAGGLLCLMLQGAYANNLSWEHAGDSLLMTVLGGVHQFLGPLWGAIAFILLEDKLSSLTEHWWLIFAPVIIAFAFFSPEGIHGIVQRFLRRPRWTLVRDTIPARPDAIAPYRAGGIDTDPDTPVLSVRGLSKRFGSLVTAEQIDLDVHPCRLHSFIGPNGAGKTTFFNMLTGVLSPTAGTITFDGKDVTKLAMFRRVRLGMSRSFQILSVFRNLTVFENVRVAVQAAQHDRLGLWRDAHTLGEQNALTWSLLAAVGLDDRAAHGCESLSHGEQRLLEIALSLATRARLLLLDEPLAGLAEADRVRVAAIIRELSNHHAVLLIEHDIDRVLTISDRVSVLHRGRLIADGSPADVARHPEVVEAYLGHAKGERPVDARLAARRGAQHEDAAPTRRPLLRLEGVKAGYTGNTILDGIDLTLHEGEVIAILGRNGVGKTTTLRAATGVADVTAGRIVFDGHDITGRPAHEINRLGLAMVPEGRRLFPNLTVAENLRLAARKGGASVDEMFALFPRLATRKDARAEHLSGGERQMVAIARALMAPAKAILLDEPFEGLAPAVVQEVLDAVVKLRERASVVIVEHQADMVLPIADRAYVLVNGRVAHESSAVALERDTATQAKLLGIVPNEAGSTQEMKTA